The genomic window TGCGGGGTTACTTCCCAATTTGCGGAGGTGAAAAACATGAGAAACAGGGGTATTAAACTGCCTTCCAACCTAGAGAAAAATACTGCGTTCATCTTTGAGGGTTATTCTGGAGATATAAAAATGGGTGACTTTTTCGACACTTTCCAGTACTTCATGTCGGTGAAAGAGTTGGAGAGTCTTGCAAAATCGACCTTGGAAGACCATAGGAACTTCATGAGGTACTTCAAAAACTACGTTGAAGATGTCCATGGGACTGGGGCAGTCCCCTTTGTCTTAAACATAGACGTTTTGAGGTCGTACCTCTACCACATGGTGAACGAGAAGGGTCTCAAGAACATAATGGTAAATATACGTCTAAGGTACATGAAGGTCTATCTTAACTGGCTCTACGAGGAGGGGAGGATAAAGGACAACCTCTCCAAGAGGTGAAACTCTTAAGGGTGGATAACGATAAGGCAAGGACACTTTCTGATAAAGAAGTCATGAAGATCGACCTACAGGGTTTCAGAACTTTCGTCATAATGGTTCTCATGTTGGACTGCGGCCCCAGGGTCTCCGAAACAATCAGTATAAAAATAGAGGATGTTGATCTGAAGGAGGGCATCGTCACGATACGGGGGTCTGAGGCCAAATCCAAGAAATACAGGGAACTCACTATATCCAACAAGACGAAAAAGTTGTTGAAAGACCTCATAGACATATCCAAGTCAAACCATGAGGAGTACGTTTTTCTCAACTCTTATGATGAAGTCATAAGGGACTTCCAGAGGTATTACAAGATGGCAGGTATAGAGTCTAAAGGGGTACATGCATGGAGACACACATTCGCAACAAACTTCATAAAAAATGGTGTTAATGCATTTACGTTGCAGAGGATAATGGGGCACTCTACTATGGATA from uncultured Ilyobacter sp. includes these protein-coding regions:
- a CDS encoding phage integrase SAM-like domain-containing protein: MRNRGIKLPSNLEKNTAFIFEGYSGDIKMGDFFDTFQYFMSVKELESLAKSTLEDHRNFMRYFKNYVEDVHGTGAVPFVLNIDVLRSYLYHMVNEKGLKNIMVNIRLRYMKVYLNWLYEEGRIKDNLSKR
- a CDS encoding site-specific integrase produces the protein MDNDKARTLSDKEVMKIDLQGFRTFVIMVLMLDCGPRVSETISIKIEDVDLKEGIVTIRGSEAKSKKYRELTISNKTKKLLKDLIDISKSNHEEYVFLNSYDEVIRDFQRYYKMAGIESKGVHAWRHTFATNFIKNGVNAFTLQRIMGHSTMDMTKRCVNMENRTLKKHHRKIGSIDRFLK